The Williamwhitmania sp. DNA window ACCCAACTAGCTACAAACCTGCCCATCCAATAGCAATTCTCGAAGGAGTTAGGAGAACTACGCCTGTTCAATGGTTGCACCTATAAGTGTTGATTTTCCAGCCATGGCAATTCTACCTGCACTACTCATATACCGAACGTTAGACTTAGGTAATTAACCATACAAACTTACAAGATTGTTTTTTTCTACCTTTGGAATAAATAAGGAAGTGAACTGTCCGAAAAAATCGGACAGCTGTATTAAAATGATTTGAATATGACAAAAGAAACCGCCATAAAATTATTCGAACAAAAGCAAATACGCTCAGTCTGGAAAGAAGAAGATGAGCAATGGTATTTTTCAATAATTGATGTAATTGAGGTTTTAACAGGAACCGACCGACCGCGCAAATATTGGAGCGATCTTAAAGCTAAGCTGCAAAAAGAAGGAAGCGAACTGTCCGAAAAAATCGGACAGTTGAAATTAGCTGCCGAAGATGGTAAAATGCGATTAACAGATGTTGCGGATACCGAGCAGCTGTTTAGGTTAATTCAAAGTATTCCGTCGCCCAAAGCCGAACCCTTTAAAATGTGGCTTGCCCAAGTTGGCAGTGAGCGTATCGACGAAATTGAAGACCCTGAATTGGGCATTGACCGATTAATGGAGACATATTTGCGAAAAGGATACAGCAAAGAATGGATAAACCAGCGTTTGAAAAGTATCGAGGTAAGAAAGGAGTTAACCGATGAATGGGAAAACCGGGGTGTACAAAAGGGACAGGAGTTTGCAATCCTGACTGATGAAATTACAAAGGCATGGAGTAGCTATACAACCAAGCAATATAAAAACCTAAAGAATTTAAAAAAAGAGAATCTTCGTGACCACATGTCAAATTTGGAACTGGTGCTTAATATGCTTGCCGAGGCCACAACAACCGTGATTTCTAAAGAGAAAAACCCCAAAACTTTTGATGACAATAGGAAAATAGCAAAACAAGGTGGAACAATTGCCGGAAATACAAGACGCGAGATTGAAGAAAAAACTGGAAAAAGGGTTGTAACAAGCCATAATGCAAAACAACTCGATAAAAACAAGAATAAAGAAATTGATGATAAATGATCTCAAAGCCCGCTCAGGCACACGTGCCGTCCGTTTGCAACAAGCCGCTGCCATGGAAGGCAGGCTAAACACTTAACAATAAAAAATAATAGCTATGTTCACGGGGAGAGCCCTCCTCCCCGTTCCTACACCCAAACCAACCAGAAAAGCTACCCCCCGCACCCAATTCACTTTTCACCATTCACAACTCACAACTCACAACTCACA harbors:
- a CDS encoding Bro-N domain-containing protein, which translates into the protein MTKETAIKLFEQKQIRSVWKEEDEQWYFSIIDVIEVLTGTDRPRKYWSDLKAKLQKEGSELSEKIGQLKLAAEDGKMRLTDVADTEQLFRLIQSIPSPKAEPFKMWLAQVGSERIDEIEDPELGIDRLMETYLRKGYSKEWINQRLKSIEVRKELTDEWENRGVQKGQEFAILTDEITKAWSSYTTKQYKNLKNLKKENLRDHMSNLELVLNMLAEATTTVISKEKNPKTFDDNRKIAKQGGTIAGNTRREIEEKTGKRVVTSHNAKQLDKNKNKEIDDK